One window of the Colletotrichum destructivum chromosome 4, complete sequence genome contains the following:
- a CDS encoding Putative short-chain dehydrogenase/reductase SDR, NAD(P)-binding domain superfamily, with protein sequence MAPVDNEVRGRLALVTGASGGIGGACAKELFANGARLALTCSSERTYGKITELASELKSAATQDATISCHVVDMSSTSAIEHLFDQIKTEHGQTPDILVSNAGTAGFGNKANPYLENISLDEFDFTININLRASFLLCKLAIPHMAAQHWGRIVFVSSISAVGGGINGCHYAASKAGLTGMMKNLASKHAKDGVSLNDVAPAMIGDTGMIPDEKRVEGTPGDVKNIPVGRLGTPQECANVVIMLCKTGYLTGQSILLSGGLK encoded by the exons ATGGCTCCCGTTGACAATGAAGTCAGAGGCAGATTGGCCCTGGTCACAGGTGCCTCTGGCGG AATTGGAGGAGCTTGTGCTAAGGAGCTCTTCGCTAACGGCGCTCGTCTGGCCCTGACGTGTTCGTCCGAACGCACCTACGGCAAGATCACAGAGCTCGCTTCAGAGTTAAAGAGCGCCGCAACCCAAGATGCCACCATCTCCTGCCATGTGGTGGACATGTCCTCCACTAGTGCCATCGAGCACCTCTTTGACCAGATCAAGACCGAGCACGGCCAAACCCCCGACATACTAGTCTCCAACGCCGGCACGGCTGGCTTCGGCAACAAAGCCAATCCGTATCTTGAGAACATTTCCCTCGACGAATTCGACTtcaccatcaacatcaacctTCGCGCCTCGTTCCTCCTGTGCAAGTTGGCCATCCCGCACATGGCCGCCCAGCACTGGGGCcgcatcgtcttcgtctcgtccatctcggccgttgGCGGTGGCATCAACGGCTGTCACTACGCCGCCAGCAAGGCCGGTCTGACGGGCATGATGAAGAACCTGGCATCCAAGCACGCCAAGGACGGCGTTTCGCTGAACGACGTCGCACCGGCCATGATTGGGGACACGGGCATGATTCCTGACGAAAAGCGCGTCGAGGGCACGCCCGGCGACGTAAAGAACATACCTGTTGGGAGGCTGGGTACGCCGCAGGAGTGTGCCAATGTTGTCATCATGCTCTGCAAAACTGGCTACCTGACCGGGCAGAGTATCTTGTTGAGCGGCGGCCTAAAGTGA
- a CDS encoding Putative protein kinase-like domain superfamily: MEMRASPIPSLPCLPYNEEWTVANISRDEITGNLKTSFSNRTLAGVECQWHETKVDCLKLEKTKQLTAMAIEARLHSILPITPSLDIMIAKIARFEWEMPRIEQEQRAYQLLEGSGLAPRFLAHVHEHGRIDLNVCEAALRKLHGLGLLHGDVNRYSFIITQEGVKLLDFERAQENASPESMSKELKGLRTELADESGRGGGFFFQDD; this comes from the exons ATGGAAATGAGA GCATCGCCCATTCCATCCCTGCCATGTCTTCCCTACAACGAAGAATGGACTGTGGCCAACATATCACGCGACGAAATCACAGGCAACCTGAAAACTTCTTTTTCGAATCGAACACTTGCCGGCGTCGAGTGTCAATGGCACGAAACCAAGGTCGATTGCCTCAAATTGGAGAAGACGAAACAGCTTACGGCGATGGCTATTGAAGCCCGCTTACATTCGATCCTCCCAATCACCCCGTCGCTAGACATCATGATCGCCAAAATAGCTCGATTCGAATGGGAGATGCCACGCATCGAACAAGAACAAAGAGCATATCAGCTACTCGAGGGTTCCGGTCTAGCCCCTCGCTTCCTCGCACATGTCCATGAGCATGGACGCATC GATCTCAACGTCTGCGAAGCTGCCCTCAGAAAGTTACACGGACTAGGACTTTTACATGGCGACGTAAACCGGTACAGCTTTATCATCACGCAGGAAGGTGTAAAGCTCCTCGACTTTGAACGCGCTCAGGAGAACGCGAGCCCCGAATCGATGAGCAAGGAATTGAAGGGCTTGCGTACCGAGTTGGCCGACGAGTCCGGGCGCGGCGGAGGTTTCTTTTTTCAAGACGACTGA
- a CDS encoding Putative GNAT domain, acyl-CoA N-acyltransferase, which produces MAPWRIEPCTLADVPALARNNMSAFWTDPNWILLWPKDIKLDFLIEQVTERMPNSLLGNRATLRHQKAVDPETGAVVGYARWELPAGYEGAAAWADSQIADVSEEQRKAFKERSDAAWWKPRLMDGIDDCVPEKDRVLAEKPYISEWPSSVGETGPGTYLIAFHGPGPPFGDHKGRRLTPGTGLDYLAVHPENKGKGIATALVENGVRLAEETGVDVFILAFPAGLNVYKRLGFKEIHRGYQDDTKYGGQGYWVTLLTYEVSKTSS; this is translated from the coding sequence ATGGCACCCTGGAGAATCGAACCATGCacgctcgccgacgtccCGGCGCTGGCACGCAACAACATGAGCGCCTTCTGGACGGACCCGAACTGGATCCTCCTCTGGCCCAAGGACATCAAGCTCGACTTTTTGATCGAGCAGGTGACGGAGCGCATGCCCAACAGCCTCCTCGGCAACCGCGCGACCCTGCGCCACCAAAAGGCCGTCGACCCGGAGacgggcgccgtcgtcggctacGCACGCTGGGAACTTCCGGCAGGGTACGAGGGGGCTGCCGCATGGGCCGATTCGCAGATCGCGGACGTGAGCGAGGAGCAGCGGAAGGCGTTCAAGGAAAGGTCGGACGCGGCGTGGTGGAAACCGCGTCTCATGGACGGGATTGATGACTGCGTGCCGGAGAAGGATCGCGTCCTGGCCGAGAAGCCGTACATCAGTGAGTGGCCGTCATCAGTCGGTGAAACCGGGCCGGGCACGTATCTCATCGCCTTCCACGGGCCCGGACCCCCCTTCGGAGACCACAAGGGTCGTAGGCTAACACCAGGAACAGGTCTCGACTACCTCGCCGTCCACCCCGAGAATAAGGGCAAAGGGATCGCGACGGCACTCGTCGAGAACGGCGTGAggctggcggaggagacgggcgtcgacgtcttcaTCTTGGCCTTCCCCGCCGGCTTGAACGTCTACAAGAGACTGGGCTTCAAGGAGATCCACCGCGGGTACCAGGACGATACCAAGTACGGAGGCCAAGGGTACTGGGTAACCCTGCTGACGTACGAGGTGAGCAAGACGAGTTCGTGA
- a CDS encoding Putative thiolase: MAPRQKREKAPCYVLGVGMTKFIKPRGKVDYTELGFEAGVKAMLDAQINYDDVEQGVACYCYGDSTCGQRVFYQFGMTGIPIYNVNNNCSTGSTGLAMARSFVSSGAADCVLVVGFEKMMPGSLQSFFNDRENPTGTTIKMMADTRGITNAPGAAQMFGNAGREYMEKYGARAEDFAEIARVNHEHSTKNPYSQFQDVYTRDQILQAPEIFAPLTKLQCCPTSDGGAAAVLVSQAFLDERPHLRDQAVLIAGQCLATDAPSLFSRSAIDLMGFEMTQTAVRTAMAEAGLTPRDVQVVELHDCFSANEMIVLDALGLAEPGKAHELVRRGDITYGGKYVVNPSGGLISKGHPLGATGIAQCAELVWHLRGWANNRAVPATTAALQHNLGLGGAVVVTVYRRADGKEAPRLDSATVGKLNKLGYNPAVEAKGFTAQQAAAVRSRTKTSEWALQDTEEKVEARF, from the exons ATGGCGCCCCGGCAGAAACGCGAAAAGGCGCCTTGCtacgtcctcggcgtcggcatgACCAAGTTCATCAAGCCGCGCGGCAAGGTCGACTACACGGAGCTGGgcttcgaggccggcgtcaagGCCATGCTCGACGCCCAGATCAACtacgacgacgtcgagcaaGGCGTCGCCTGCTACTGCTACGGCGACAGCACCTGCGGCCAGCGCGTCTTTTACCAGTTCGGCATGACGGGCATCCCCATCtacaacgtcaacaacaACTGCTCCACGGGCTCCACGGGCCTCGCCATGGCCCGGAGCTTCGTCTCGTCCGGTGCCGCCGACtgcgtcctcgtcgtcggtttCGAAAAGATGATGCCCGGCTCGCTGCAGAGCTTCTTCAACGACCGCGAGAACCCGACCGGCACCACCATCAAGATGATGGCCGACACGAGGGGCATCACCAACGCCCCTGGCGCCGCCCAGATGTTTGGCAACGCCGGCAGGGAGTACATGGAGAA GTACGGCGCCAGGGCCGAGGACTTTGCCGAGATCGCCCGCGTCAACCACGAGCACTCAACAAAGAACCCCTACTCGCAGTTCCAGGACGTCTACACGCGCGACCAGATCCTCCAGGCCCCCGAGATCTTCGCGCCCCTCACCAAGCTGCAGTGCTGCCCGACctcggacggcggcgccgccgccgtgctcgtcTCCCAggccttcctcgacgagcggCCCCACCTCCGGGACCAGgccgtcctcatcgccggccaGTGCCTCGCCACCGACGCGCCCTCGCTCTTCTCCCGCTCCGCCATCGACCTCATGGGCTTCGAGATGACCCAGACCGCCGTCCGcaccgccatggccgaggcagGCCTCACCCCGCGGGacgtccaggtcgtcgagttGCACGACTGCTTCTCCGCCAACGAGATgatcgtcctcgacgccctcggcctcgccgagccggGCAAGGCTCACGAGCTGGTCCGTCGCGGCGACATCACCTACGGCGGCAAGTACGTCGTCAACCCCTCGGGCGGCCTCATCTCCAAGGGCCACCCGCTCGGCGCCACGGGCATCGCCCAGTGCGCCGAGCTGGTCTGGCACCTGCGCGGCTGGGCCAACAACCGCGCCGTCCCggccaccacggccgcccTGCAGCACAACCTgggccttggcggcgccgtcgtcgtcacggtgtaccgccgcgccgacggcaaggagGCGCCCAGGCTCGACTCGGCCACCGTCGGCAAGCTCAATAAGCTCGGCTACAacccggccgtcgaggccaaggggTTTACCGCgcagcaggcggcggccgttAGAAGCCGCACCAAGACGAGCGAATGGGCGCTGCAGGATacggaggagaaggttgAGGCGCGATTCTGA
- a CDS encoding Putative FAD-binding domain, FAD/NAD(P)-binding domain superfamily gives MPTNHDDIAIIGGGIAGMALAISLATHGIRAAIYESRDETPLPHHAGGGMMLCPNALRILDSWGLYRPLLDKAYSFDYVYYKNREEVTVDRYPLGGAAAFGYDAVRIFRQELVEMLATACRERGVVIEYGKRFVRVVEENGEINDNKNDNDDNDRDGPGGVEFEFRDGSRRRAGLLVGADGIHSHVRSSYVAPDAAPKFVGLAALTYAVPTAQLRIPADKDYRFPVSVASGNGVFVLAPQGADGGEMLAGTQVPFDAGQAALGREALLADTEALKARLRRDEGEWPDVVRSALEAIRDETMNVWPFFMLPALGRWASEKGRVLVLGDAAHAIPPTTGQGASMALEDAATLALVVKRTRESRGRIGWREAVGFWQGIRRERLAELVVLTQMLNNKRLPSDKMAALPREEVWFEESEDQMKWLYVSEIEDRIEAWVKEKTQ, from the coding sequence ATGCCCACCAACCATGATGACATCGCCATCATTGGCGGCGGAATCGCAGGCATGGCCCTCGCCATATCGCTCGCGACTCACGGCATCCGGGCCGCAATCTACGAGTCGCGCGACGAGACGCCTCTCCCCCaccacgccggcggcggcatgatGCTCTGCCCCAACGCCCTGCGCATCCTCGACTCCTGGGGCCTTTACCGACcgctcctcgacaaggcctACAGCTTCGACTACGTCTATTACAAGAACCGCGAAGAAGTCACCGTCGACCGCTAccccctcggcggcgccgcggccttcGGCTACGACGCCGTGCGCATCTTCCGCCAGGAGCTGGTCGAGATGCTCGCCACCGCGTGTCGCGAGCGTGGGGTCGTGATCGAGTACGGCAAGCGGTTCGTGCGCGTCGTCGAAGAGAACGGGGAGATTAACGACAATAAGAatgacaacgacgacaatgaCAGGGACGGACCTGGCGGGGTAGAGTTTGAGTTCCGGGACGGGAGCAGGCGGAGGGCGGGGctgctcgtcggcgccgatgggATCCACTCCCACGTGCGGAGCAGCTACGTCGCGCCGGACGCGGCGCCCAAATTCGTCGGGCTCGCGGCGCTGACGTATgcggtgccgacggcgcagCTCCGCATACCGGCGGACAAGGACTACCGCTTCCCCGTCAGCGTAGCGAGCGGCAACGGCGTCTTCGTGCTTGCCCCTCAGGGGGCCGATGGCGGGGAGATGCTGGCGGGCACGCAGGTGCCGTTCGACGCGGGGCAGGCGGCGCTGGGACGcgaggcgctgctggcggaCACGGAGGCGCTGAAGGCGCGGCTGAGGCGGGACGAAGGGGAGTGGCCCGACGTGGTGCGGTCCGCGCTCGAAGCGATCCGGGACGAGACGATGAACGTCTGGCCGTTCTTCATGCTGCCGGCGCTCGGGCGGTGGGCGTCGGAGAAGGGGCgggtgctggtgctgggggATGCGGCGCACGCGAtcccgccgacgacggggcagggggcgtcgatggcgctcgaggacgcggcgacgctggcgctcgtcgtcaagaggacgagggagagCCGGGGCCGGATCGGGTGGCGGGAGGCGGTCGGGTTCTGGCAGGGCATCCGGCGGGAGAGGCTGGCGGAGCTAGTGGTGCTGACCCAGATGTTGAACAATAAGCGGCTGCCGAGCGACAAGATGGCAGCGCTGCCGAGGGAGGAGGTCTGGTTCGAGGAGAGCGAAGACCAGATGAAGTGGCTGTACGTATCCGAGATCGAGGACCGGATCGAGGCGTGGGTGAAAGAAAAGACGCAGTAA
- a CDS encoding Putative NAD(P)-binding domain, NAD(P)-binding domain superfamily → MHVLILGATGRNGALVLAEALERGHTVTALVRDPSAAALAPHPNLTLVKGSPLSLPDLRAAMRTPPGDGPDAIVVALNARRVSDSPFAALHPDTPAALVHDSVRNALEAMRDDDGALPRARKLVVNSMQGAGASNSSLVLPLRVLFNHSNMKHTLDDHNAVDALVRGDRGDGVDWVLVRPPMLTEGESLPVKVYGDEGSGVSWVPKITRRSVAGFMVDAIEKDEWNRGAPVITN, encoded by the coding sequence ATGCACGTACTCATCCTCGGCGCAACAGGCCGTaacggcgccctcgtcctcgccgaagCCCTGGAGAGGGGCCAcaccgtcaccgccctcgtccgcgacccctccgccgcggccCTCGCCCCTCACCCGAACCTCACCCTCGTAAAGGGCagccccctctccctccccgacCTCCGCGCGGCGATGCGAACCCCTCCCGGCGACGGCCCGGACGCCATCGTTGTGGCCCTCAACGCCCGGCGCGTCTCCGACTCCcccttcgccgccctccacccGGAcacccccgccgccctcgtccacgacTCGGTCCGGaacgccctcgaggccatgcgggacgacgacggcgcgctGCCCCGGGCCCGGAAGCTCGTCGTCAACAGCAtgcagggcgccggcgcgagCAACTCTAGCCTCGTCCTCCCGCTCCGCGTGCTCTTCAACCACAGCAACATGAAGcacaccctcgacgaccacAATGCCGTTGACGCGCTCGTCAGGGGCGAccggggcgacggcgtggacTGGGTGTTGGTCCGGCCGCCCATGCTCACCGAGGGCGAGTCACTGCCGGTCAAGGTTTACGGCGACGAAGGCAGCGGTGTAAGCTGGGTGCCCAAGATCACGCGGCGGAGCGTGGCCGGATTCATGGTGGACGCCATCGAGAAAGACGAGTGGAACCGCGGGGCTCCGGTCATCACCAACTGA
- a CDS encoding uncharacterized protein (Putative zn(2)Cys(6) fungal-type DNA-binding domain, transcription factor domain, fungi): MAATTTSAQDMGTVTTTLHPNTNLLAAVATMSPMPTTAPYETSSPSQQAPHTLATGAPVPTPASAPTAPAPVSPAPAGGSAASAAAAAAAAAASASRSVKRPRPVKSCTECRKRKLRCDRNLPCSQCQKSHRNCRYAAEHDSSMLSDGSDAEVGDHLQRPPKRNCVPATTPSGPPPAESSFVPLRNGESAGHSALEELTLRLDRLERQFMIKSPAGTEFSGSGQRLPLSPGTIRGLTVKRGALRTRFFGQNSVRVLLNLFDDAKDFMANQSKIEGIRDIMYGLQILHKRIQEEYRKSLSPISVFADSVIPVQKRMHDILPKKAVCDRLLASYIDTSETIYRMIHVPTFKEQHELFWDGKLPGDDFLPQLLAVLSIGSRFETKSKGLGHERVEGVHIPTACALVRSWLDGLRGKQLVDLTTLQTEILLVHAQRMTTPRPQDSWAQLGYIVRMAMTMGLHRDPSEFEPRMPVFLGELRRRLWFTILDMDLHLSLACNLSCLVREGDFTCRPPRNLDDADLYFDMKELPPSKPIDQLTDNQMQVYAAMTLGVRMQVAHLINRVDSVRDYGEIIEVGTKLDRFLEDINYLFPRHGILNEVEKSKQWRSRVILDMHVRRPLLALYRPFALGLPDAPSQISRAYLRSSMVIMRYLDELDPLLTHFQDVSDMYHMVLKKDILQAAFSVCFYIKAATESHANGNTLGIASTVAMSPDPMDDGVAFSTETFALWSPSRLIKTVEKTLNLLVRNVGGNDLKDIVALAVVLASVQTASQEQKLQEIRRSLQGVLDACKASTNASPEKMSLQTPADPMDPYMQTRAPFMFHANASAAAVSDHHGGWVLWDGWDWADAWSADSG; encoded by the exons ATGGCCGCCACGACCACATCTGCCCAGGATATGGGCACCGTCACTACCACGCTACATCCAAACACCAACTTGCTTGCTGCCGTTGCTACCATGAGTCCGATGCCCACCACGGCTCCGTACGAGACATCATCCCCCTCTCAACAAGCTCCGCATACTCTTGCTACCGGCGCCCCGGTACCGACGCCCGCATCTGCGCCGACTGCGCCAGCTCCTGTATCACCTGCCCCTGCTGGCGGATCAGCAGCCtccgcggccgcggctgctgcggctgcggctgcgtCGGCATCGCGCAGCGTCAAGAGGCCGCGTCCCGTCAAGTCATGTACCGAATGTCGCAAACGAAAGCTGAGGTGTGATCGCAACCTGCCATGCTCCCAGTGCCAGAAGTCGCACCGCAACTGCAGGTatgccgccgagcacgaCTCCTCCATGCTCTCGGACGGCTCCgatgccgaggtcggcgatcATCTGCAGCGCCCGCCAAAGAGGAACTGTGTACCCGCAACCACGCCTTCGGGACCACCGCCGGCGGAATCCTCGTTCGTGCCCCTTCGCAACGGGGAGTCGGCCGGCCACTCTGCCCTGGAGGAGCTGACATTGAGACTGGACCGCCTGGAGAGGCAGTTTATGATCAAGAGCCCCGCTGGTACCGAATTCAGCGGAAGTGGTCAGCGTTTGCCGCTCTCGCCGGGTACAATACGAGGGCTGACGGTCAAGAGAGGCGCCCTACGAACACGGTTCTTTGGCCAAAACAGCGTGCGTGTCTTGCTGAACCTG ttcgacgacgccaaggatTTCATGGCAAACCAGTCCAAGATCGAGGGCATCCGAGACATCATGTACGGTCTGCAGATACTCCACAAGCGGATTCAGGAAGAGTACCGAAAGTCCCTGTCCCCCATCTCTGTTTTTGCCGACTCTGTCATTCCGGTCCAGAAGCGCATGCATGACATTCTTCCAAAGAAGGCCGTATGCGACAGGCTGCTGGCCTCGTACATCGACACGTCCGAAACCATCTACCGCATGATCCACGTACCGACCTTCAAGGAACAACACGAACTCTTTTGGGACGGAAAGCTGCCGGGCGACGACTTCCTCCCGCAGCTCCTGGCCGTCCTGTCCATCGGTTCGAGGTTCGAGACCAAGTCAAAGGGGCTGGGCCACGAACGCGTCGAGGGCGTGCACATCCCTACTGCCTGCGCACTTGTCCGGTCGTGGCTGGACGGCCTCAGGGGCAAACAACTGGTGGACTTGACGACATTGCAGACAGAGATCCTGTTGGTGCACGCGCAAAGAATGACCACCCCGCGACCGCAGGACTCGTGGGCCCAGTTGGGCTACATCGTGCGCATGGCCATGACCATGGGCCTACACCGGGATCCGTCCGAGTTCGAGCCCCGAATGCCCGTtttcctcggcgagctccgAAGGAGGTTGTGGTTCACCATACTCGACATGGATTTGCATCTGTCACTGGCTTGCAACCTCTCGTGTCTCGTGCGCGAGGGCGACTTCACCTGCCGGCCGCCCCGAaacctcgacgatgccgatcTGTATTTCGACATGAAGGAGCTGCCGCCAAGCAAGCCCATCGACCAGCTTACCGACAACCAGATGCAGGTGTACGCCGCCATGACGCTCGGCGTTCGGATGCAAGTCGCGCACCTGATCAACCGCGTCGATTCCGTCCGGGACTATGGCGAGATCATCGAGGTGGGCACGAAGCTGGACCGGTTTCTGGAAGACATCAACTATCTGTTCCCGCGGCACGGCATCCTGAACGAGGTGGAAAAGAGCAAGCAGTGGAGGTCCAGGGTCATCCTCGACATGCACGTGAGGCGGCCGTTGCTGGCCCTATACCGCCCCTTCGCCTTGGGGTTGCCGGACGCGCCGTCACAGATATCGAGGGCATACTTGCGGTCCTCCATGGTCATCATGCGctacctcgacgagcttgatCCGCTGCTCACCCACTTCCAGGACGTCAGCGACATGTACCACATGGTGCTGAAGAAGGACATCCTGCAGGCCGCCTTCAGCGTGTGCTTCTACATCAAGGCGGCCACCGAGTCGCACGCCAACGGCAACACGCTTGGGATAGCCTCCACAGTGGCCATGTCGCCCGATCccatggacgacggcgtcgccttcAGCACCGAGACGTTTGCGCtctggtcgccgtcgcgcctCATCAAAACGGTCGAGAAGACGCTCAACTTGCTTGTCCGCAACGTCGGCGGGAACGATCTGAAGGACATCGTCGCGCTCGCCGTCGTGCTGGCGTCTGTACAGACCGCGAGTCAAGAGCAGAAGCTGCAAGAGATCCGGCGCAGCCTGCAGGGCGTACTCGATGCCTGCAAAGCCTCCACCAATGCGAGCCCTGAGAAGATGTCCCTGCAAACCCCAGCCGATCCGATGGATCCATACATGCAGACAAGAGCGCCATTCATGTTTCATGCGAATGCGTCGGCAGCTGCGGTAAGTGACCATCACGGTGGCTGGGTTTTGTGGGACGGATGGGACTGGGCTGATGCGTGGTCGGCAGACTCCGGATGA
- a CDS encoding Putative SKP1/BTB/POZ domain superfamily protein, with translation MSAANANNNARPHPPSRSSAPRDEAQVAKIPHILPHERVFPIQIGNELFKLSGASISSDAPSYFSQYFYCQVKKAQETGEDLSSAIRTLYIDRDPQTFADISLHLQGYHVKPRDGTHFVRLFADAQFYSLPKLISQLYEESIFISIGHREFQIPRDIFTDPGNSPNFFSLGFAVFFSNPEDLFPGLEREGLLRPPSILPPSVPNRSAKTFSEILHLLRGYPVTIRDETHRAELLRDCRYFNFKGLEQKLIPHHISYNQSRRREEIVLRLEDILKSGISVAADVSASPGEHLSGWVNYARPYVDDRAAELVLETGSESTRLHFQSGSVRAEFFRDTRARIARLFEVVATKLNLPPTTQPLGLLMASGGAGSQPPTPGHTPLSEDLVRVLIDADTSIMLDGKPYAVENDDMHLANPMSAASSTGQGDGVESPTASASQPNSRKRRRVDSHGYAAAGQTALTAEEWVVRSGQWRLKIQGSRGGKSSVEVVLVAVKLDAYSSENARNTSRGFLNG, from the exons atgtcggccgccaacgccaacaacaacgccagACCCCACCCGCCTTCAAGGAGTTCGGCGCCGCGCGACGAGGCTCAAGTTGCCAAGATCCCGCACATCCTTCCCCATGAGCGCGTCTTCCCTATCCAAATAGGCAACGAACTGTTCAAGCTCTCTGGCGCCTCCATTTCGTCCGATG CGCCCTCCTACTTCTCCCAATACTTCTACTGCCAGGTCAAGAAGGCACAGGAAACGGGCGAGGATCTATCCAGTGCCATCCGCACTCTTTACATCGACCGCGACCCTCAGACCTTTGCCGACATCTCCCTTCACCTCCAAGGGTATCATGTCAAGCCCCGAGACGGCACGCATTTTGTGCGCCTCTTTGCAGATGCCCAGTTCTACAGCC TACCCAAGTTGATATCCCAGCTCTACGAAGAGTCCATCTTTATATCCATTGGCCACCGCGAGTTCCAAATACCCCGTGACATCTTCACCGACCCGGGTAACTCTCCCAACTTTTTCTCCCTCGGTttcgccgtcttcttttcGAATCCCGAGGACCTGTTTCCCGGCCTCGAACGCGAAGGTCTTCTGCGTCCGCCGTCCATCCTACCACCGTCCGTGCCGAATCGCTCCGCCAAAACATTCTCCGAGATCCTGCACCTCTTGCGTGGGTATCCCGTCACCATCCGCGATGAGACTCACCGCGCTGAGCTGCTGCGAGACTGCCGATACTTCAACTTCAAGGGCTTGGAGCAGAAGCTTATACCCCATCACATCAGCTACAACCAGAGTCGGCGCCGCGAGGAGATCGTCTTGCGCTTGGAGGACATTCTCAAGAGCGGCATCAGCGTCGCAGCCGATGTTTCTGCCTCCCCGGGTGAACATTTGTCAGGCTGGGTCAACTATGCGCGCCCCTACGTCGACGATCGTGCGGCGgagctcgtcctcgagacGGGCAGTGAGAGCACCCGCCTACACTTCCAGTCTGGCTCGGTCCGCGCCGAGTTCTTCAGGGACACCCGTGCCCGGATCGCACGCCTGTTCGAAGTCGTGGCCACGAAGCTGAACCTCCCACCAACCACCCAGCCCCTAGGCCTCCTGATGGCCTCGGGTGGAGCAGGCAGCCAGCCCCCGACCCCGGGACATACGCCCTTGAGCGAGGACCTTGTTCGCGTGCTCATCGATGCCGATACTTCCATCATGCTGGACGGCAAGCCATACGCCGTCGAAAATGACGACATGCACCTCGCGAACCCCATGTCCGCGGCTTCGAGCACTGGCCAAGGCGACGGGGTTGAATCCCCAACAGCGTCCGCATCCCAGCCGAACTCGCGCAAGCGCAGGCGGGTCGACTCGCATGGCTacgcggccgccggccaaACAGCGCTGACGGCTGAAGAGTGGGTTGTGCGTTCGGGCCAATGGAGGCTTAAGATCCAGGGGTCACGGGGCGGCAAGAGCTCCGTTGAGGTCGTGCTCGTTGCCGTAAAGCTCGATGCGTACAGCTCGGAGAACGCGAGGAACACCTCAAGGGGCTTCCTGAACGGATGA